The following proteins come from a genomic window of Microbacterium lemovicicum:
- a CDS encoding tyrosine-type recombinase/integrase, with protein MGSVTAYATAHGKRYRVRYRRPDSTQTDKRGFTTKRGAELFLSSVEVGKARGEFLDTSARSITVASAGKEWVDAREQVMKASSFRSLESSWRLHVLPRWGRRSLASIRHTEIQQWVSEMAAAQSASNVLRAHGILAGMLESAVRDRRLSSNPARDIVLPKKGHKRKAYLTHIQVEMLAASSAEPALVRFLAYTGTRWGEATALRVRQVDLVRGRALIEENAVMVGARIVLGTPKSHKQRSIPLPPFVVHDLGLRVQARTPEMFLFGNGLDPLPLSNSQAGWFAGAVKRAQNADSTFPRVTPHDLRHTAASLAISAGANVKAVQRMLGHASAAVTLDVYSDLFDDDLDGVSLALDAARTSTLSTASSDSI; from the coding sequence ATGGGTAGCGTGACCGCGTACGCGACGGCTCATGGGAAGCGTTACCGCGTGCGATACCGGCGTCCTGACTCGACGCAGACTGACAAGCGCGGTTTCACCACGAAGAGGGGTGCCGAGCTGTTCCTTTCGTCGGTCGAAGTAGGCAAAGCGCGTGGAGAGTTCTTAGACACCAGCGCGCGCTCCATAACCGTCGCATCGGCCGGCAAAGAGTGGGTCGATGCTCGCGAGCAGGTCATGAAGGCGTCATCGTTTCGCTCTCTTGAGTCGTCGTGGCGGCTCCACGTGCTTCCACGCTGGGGCCGACGCTCGCTCGCCTCAATACGCCACACCGAGATTCAGCAGTGGGTATCGGAAATGGCTGCCGCTCAGAGCGCCTCGAACGTTTTACGGGCTCACGGCATTCTGGCCGGCATGCTCGAATCCGCGGTCAGAGACCGTCGGCTTTCCTCAAACCCTGCACGGGACATCGTGCTTCCGAAGAAGGGGCACAAGCGCAAGGCGTACCTCACCCACATCCAGGTGGAGATGCTCGCCGCTTCGTCCGCTGAGCCGGCGCTCGTTCGCTTCCTCGCGTACACCGGCACTCGGTGGGGTGAGGCGACAGCGTTGCGTGTTCGGCAAGTCGATCTCGTTCGAGGCCGAGCTCTGATCGAGGAGAACGCTGTGATGGTCGGCGCCCGCATCGTATTGGGCACGCCGAAGTCCCACAAGCAGCGGTCCATCCCCCTCCCACCGTTTGTCGTGCATGACCTGGGGCTTCGGGTGCAGGCTCGAACGCCGGAGATGTTTCTGTTCGGGAACGGTCTCGATCCACTCCCTCTCTCGAACTCACAGGCGGGGTGGTTCGCGGGCGCCGTGAAGAGGGCCCAGAACGCTGACTCCACATTCCCGCGTGTGACCCCGCACGATCTTCGACACACGGCGGCATCACTGGCGATCAGCGCTGGGGCCAACGTCAAGGCTGTGCAGCGCATGCTCGGACACGCGAGCGCTGCGGTCACTCTCGATGTCTACAGCGACCTCTTCGATGACGACCTCGACGGGGTGTCTCTAGCCTTGGACGCTGCTCGCACATCGACGCTCTCGACGGCGTCCAGCGACAGCATCTGA